In Deltaproteobacteria bacterium, a single genomic region encodes these proteins:
- the leuS gene encoding leucine--tRNA ligase: MEERYDAGKIEKKWQETWAREGSFEVKEDPSKEKYYILEMFPYPSGKIHMGHVRNYSIGDVVARFKAMQGYNVLHPMGWDAFGLPAENAAIQNKSHPAKWTYENMDYMRVQLKKMGFSYDWSREIATCHPAYYRWEQLVFTKMFEKGLVYKKNSTVNWCDNCQTVLANEQVSAEGECWRCDSTVRDRAIEQWFFKITEYADELLDYTDKLPGWPERVLTMQKNWIGKSRGAEIDFKVDGSSEIIKVFTTRPDTLFGVTFMSLAPEHPMVAKLAASTDEEEAVSRFVEKMKGMDKIDRTDESKEKEGVFTGGYAVNPVNGEKVPVYTANFVLMDYGTGAVMAVPGHDQRDFEFAKKYDIPVKVVINPEDETLHAESMENAFTEPGVMVNSAKFDGMASEEAKGGITKELESSGAGKGTVNFRLRDWGISRQRYWGTPIPMINCDSCGAVPVPEDQLPVALPEDIDFDAKAISPLAAIESFVNTK; encoded by the coding sequence ATGGAAGAGCGTTACGACGCCGGAAAGATAGAAAAGAAGTGGCAGGAAACCTGGGCAAGGGAAGGTTCCTTTGAGGTAAAGGAAGACCCTTCAAAAGAGAAATACTACATACTGGAAATGTTTCCTTACCCTTCCGGGAAAATTCACATGGGCCATGTGAGAAACTACTCTATTGGAGATGTGGTGGCCCGCTTTAAGGCAATGCAGGGCTATAACGTTCTTCATCCCATGGGCTGGGACGCTTTTGGCTTGCCTGCTGAAAATGCCGCCATTCAAAACAAATCCCACCCCGCAAAATGGACCTATGAAAACATGGACTATATGAGAGTCCAGCTTAAAAAGATGGGTTTTTCCTATGACTGGTCACGTGAGATTGCCACCTGCCATCCCGCCTATTATCGCTGGGAGCAGCTTGTATTTACCAAAATGTTTGAAAAAGGGCTGGTTTATAAGAAAAACTCTACCGTTAACTGGTGCGACAATTGTCAGACGGTCCTTGCCAACGAGCAGGTTTCAGCCGAAGGGGAGTGCTGGCGCTGCGACAGTACGGTAAGAGACAGGGCGATTGAACAGTGGTTTTTTAAGATTACCGAATATGCTGATGAATTGCTCGACTATACGGACAAGCTGCCCGGTTGGCCTGAAAGGGTCCTTACCATGCAGAAAAACTGGATCGGCAAGAGTCGGGGCGCTGAAATTGACTTTAAAGTCGATGGTTCCAGTGAGATTATCAAAGTCTTTACAACCCGGCCTGATACCCTTTTCGGCGTTACCTTCATGTCGCTTGCTCCTGAACATCCCATGGTGGCAAAACTTGCCGCCTCTACGGACGAGGAAGAAGCGGTCTCCCGTTTTGTCGAAAAAATGAAGGGCATGGACAAGATTGACCGGACAGACGAGTCGAAAGAGAAGGAAGGCGTTTTTACGGGCGGCTATGCCGTCAATCCTGTAAACGGCGAGAAGGTGCCTGTTTATACGGCCAACTTTGTTCTCATGGATTACGGTACGGGTGCAGTCATGGCTGTTCCGGGCCATGACCAGAGGGATTTTGAATTTGCAAAGAAATATGATATTCCCGTCAAGGTGGTTATTAATCCGGAAGATGAGACGCTTCATGCTGAATCCATGGAAAATGCATTTACCGAACCGGGTGTAATGGTTAATTCCGCTAAATTTGACGGCATGGCCAGTGAAGAGGCGAAAGGGGGCATTACGAAAGAGCTCGAATCGAGCGGTGCGGGAAAGGGAACGGTAAACTTCAGGTTAAGAGACTGGGGCATATCGAGACAGCGCTACTGGGGAACGCCCATCCCAATGATAAACTGCGACAGCTGCGGCGCGGTCCCCGTGCCGGAAGACCAGCTTCCCGTGGCACTGCCCGAGGATATCGATTTTGACGCAAAGGCCATATCTCCACTTGCTGCGATTGAGTCTTTTGTAAATACTAAGT